One Numida meleagris isolate 19003 breed g44 Domestic line chromosome 6, NumMel1.0, whole genome shotgun sequence genomic region harbors:
- the EIF2B2 gene encoding translation initiation factor eIF-2B subunit beta isoform X2 produces the protein MPGAAERGSELSEQIEAFVSRLRGGGQRPRSEDTARQTLSLLRKIIAHGRWGWAGELMDLIRTEGRRMTAAQPSETTVGNMVRRVLKVIREEYGRLHGRSEESDQQDSLHKLLTSGGLSEDFSTPYPSLRANVIEAINELLIELEGTTDNIAMQALEHIHSNEVIMTIGYSRTVEAFLKEAARKRKFQVIVAECAPFCQGHEMAVRLSKENIETTVMSDAAIFAVMSRVNKVIIGTKTILANGALIAVSGTHTLALAAKHHSTPLIVCAPMFKLSPQALQKGRQATGGSRRSEEKPFTVDATEALGMGIM, from the exons ATGCCGGGTGCCGCGGAGCGCGGCTCGGAGCTGTCGGAGCAGATCGAGGCCTTCGTGTCgcggctgcggggcggcgggcAGAGGCCGCGCTCCGAGGACACGGCGCGGCAGACGCTGTCGCTGCTGCGGAAGATCATCGCGCACGGGCGGTGGGGATGGGCCG GGGAGCTGATGGACCTGATCCGAACGGAGGGCCGGCGgatgacagcagcacagccatctgAGACCACCGTGGGCAACATGGTGCGGCGCGTGCTGAAGGTCATTCGGGAAGAGTATGGCCG ACTTCATGGGCGCAGTGAGGAAAGTGATCAGCAAGATTCCCTGCACAAACTTCTGACTTCTGGAGGACTGAGCGAGGATTTCAGCACTCCCTACCCTTCCCTCAGAGCAAACGTTATTGAAGCTATCAATGAGCTGCTAATTGAGCTAG AGGGCACCACCGATAACATTGCCATGCAGGCACTGGAGCACATCCATTCCAATGAGGTGATCATGACCATTGGCTACTCACGCACTGTTGAGGCCTTCCTGAAGGAAGCTGCCCGCAAGCGGAAGTTCCAGGTCATCGTGGCAGAGTGTGCACCTTTCTGCCAG GGTCACGAAATGGCTGTCCGACTATCTAAAGAGAACATTGAAACTACTGTCATGAGTGATGCAGCTATTTTTGCTGTCATGTCTCGAGTCAACAAG GTCATCATTGGTACAAAGACAATACTGGCCAATGGTGCGCTGATCGCTGTGAGTGGTACTCACACTCTGGCACTAGCAGCTAAACACCACTCCACGCCACTCATTGTGTGTGCCCCCATGTTCAAGCTCTCACCCCAG GCTTTGCAAAAGGGCAGACAGGCCACAGGAGGCTCTAGAAGATCTGAGGAAAAACCTTTCACTGTAGATGCTACTGAAGCACTGGGCATGGGTATTATGTGA
- the EIF2B2 gene encoding translation initiation factor eIF-2B subunit beta isoform X1, translated as MPGAAERGSELSEQIEAFVSRLRGGGQRPRSEDTARQTLSLLRKIIAHGRWGWAGELMDLIRTEGRRMTAAQPSETTVGNMVRRVLKVIREEYGRLHGRSEESDQQDSLHKLLTSGGLSEDFSTPYPSLRANVIEAINELLIELEGTTDNIAMQALEHIHSNEVIMTIGYSRTVEAFLKEAARKRKFQVIVAECAPFCQGHEMAVRLSKENIETTVMSDAAIFAVMSRVNKVIIGTKTILANGALIAVSGTHTLALAAKHHSTPLIVCAPMFKLSPQFPNEEDSFHKFVSPQEVLPFTEGEILAKINVHCPVFDYVPPELITLFISNIGGNAPSYIYRLMSELYHPDDYEL; from the exons ATGCCGGGTGCCGCGGAGCGCGGCTCGGAGCTGTCGGAGCAGATCGAGGCCTTCGTGTCgcggctgcggggcggcgggcAGAGGCCGCGCTCCGAGGACACGGCGCGGCAGACGCTGTCGCTGCTGCGGAAGATCATCGCGCACGGGCGGTGGGGATGGGCCG GGGAGCTGATGGACCTGATCCGAACGGAGGGCCGGCGgatgacagcagcacagccatctgAGACCACCGTGGGCAACATGGTGCGGCGCGTGCTGAAGGTCATTCGGGAAGAGTATGGCCG ACTTCATGGGCGCAGTGAGGAAAGTGATCAGCAAGATTCCCTGCACAAACTTCTGACTTCTGGAGGACTGAGCGAGGATTTCAGCACTCCCTACCCTTCCCTCAGAGCAAACGTTATTGAAGCTATCAATGAGCTGCTAATTGAGCTAG AGGGCACCACCGATAACATTGCCATGCAGGCACTGGAGCACATCCATTCCAATGAGGTGATCATGACCATTGGCTACTCACGCACTGTTGAGGCCTTCCTGAAGGAAGCTGCCCGCAAGCGGAAGTTCCAGGTCATCGTGGCAGAGTGTGCACCTTTCTGCCAG GGTCACGAAATGGCTGTCCGACTATCTAAAGAGAACATTGAAACTACTGTCATGAGTGATGCAGCTATTTTTGCTGTCATGTCTCGAGTCAACAAG GTCATCATTGGTACAAAGACAATACTGGCCAATGGTGCGCTGATCGCTGTGAGTGGTACTCACACTCTGGCACTAGCAGCTAAACACCACTCCACGCCACTCATTGTGTGTGCCCCCATGTTCAAGCTCTCACCCCAG TTCCCTAACGAAGAAGATTCATTCCACAAGTTTGTGTCACCACAGGAAGTGCTGCCATTCACAGAAG GGGAGATCCTGGCAAAGATCAATGTTCACTGCCCAGTGTTTGACTATGTCCCTCCAGAGCTCATTACTCTCTTCATTTCTAACATTGGGGGTAATGCGCCTTCTTATATCTACCGCCTCATGAGTGAGCTCTACCATCCAGATGACTACGAACTCTAA
- the MLH3 gene encoding DNA mismatch repair protein Mlh3 isoform X4, with protein MIVLSIFQVLQQVDNKFIACVINTRNEMDKKEGGNLLVLVDQHAAHERIRLEQLIADSYEKEATACGKKKLLSSSISPPLEIEVTEEQRRILRCCYKNLKDLGLELSFPETNSSLILVEKVPLCFIEREANELRRKRQPVTKSIVEEFIQEQVELVQTTGGARGTLPLTFLKVLASQACHGAIKFNDSLTSEESCQLIEALSSCQLPFQCAHGRPSMMPLADTDHLQPEMQPKPNLARLRKMVRAWQLFGNKDPNQKR; from the exons ATGATTGTTCTGAGTATCTTTCAGGTTCTTCAGCAAGTGGACAATAAATTTATTGCTTGTGTAATCAACACTAGGAATGAAATGGATAAAAAGGAAG GTGGAAACCTCTTGGTTTTGGTGGACCAACATGCAGCTCATGAACGGATCCGCTTGGAGCAGCTTATTGCAG ATTCCTATGAGAAGGAAGCTACAGCATGCGGCAAGAAGAAATTACTGTCTTCCTCCATCTCTCCCCCTTTAGAGATTGAAGTTactgaagaacaaagaagaattCTACG gtgCTGCTACAAAAATTTGAAGGATCTGGGCCTTGAATTATCATTTCCTGAGACCAACAGCTCCTTGATTCTAGTCGAGAAAGTGCCACTGTGTTTTATAGAAAGAGAGGCCAATGAATTACGACGGAAAAGACAGCCTGTCACTAAAAGCATTGTGGAG gagtTTATTCAAGAACAAGTTGAG CTAGTGCAGACCACAGGAGGAGCACGAGGGACACTGCCTCTGACATTTCTGAAGGTGTTAGCTTCCCAAGCCTGTCACG GAGCTATTAAGTTTAATGACAGTTTGACTTCAGAGGAGAGCTGTCAGCTCATTGAAGCTTTGTCATCTTGCCAGCTGCCCTTCCAATGTGCTCATGGAAGACCTTCCATGATGCCCCTTGCAGACACTGACCATCTACAGCCGGAAATGCAG CCTAAACCTAACTTGGCTAGACTGCGGAAAATGGTGCGAGCATGGCAACTGTTTGGAAACAAAGATCCTAACCAAAAAAGGTGA